In Stenotrophomonas sp. ESTM1D_MKCIP4_1, a single genomic region encodes these proteins:
- a CDS encoding long-chain fatty acid--CoA ligase: protein MSLDRPWLQSYPKGVPAEIDINEFHSVASVFDASVAKFRDRPAYSSFGKVLTYGETDALVEQFAAYLLGELKLKKGDRVALMMPNCLQYPIATFGVLRAGLTVVNVNPLYTARELKHQLVDAGVSALVVVDNFGDTVQQVIADTPVKHVITTGLGDLLGLKGTIVNFVLKYVKKMVPNYHLKGAVRFRQALALGSRHTLPKVEIDHDDVAFLQYTGGTTGVAKGAMLTNRNLIANMQQASAWIGASGIEPGKEWIITALPLYHIFALTANGLVFMKFGGCNHLITNPRDMKGFVKELKSVRFTAITGVNTLFNGLLNTPGFDTVDFSSLKVTLGGGMAVQRAVAERWKKVTGVTLVEAYGLTETSPAACINPLDLKEYNGAIGLPIPSTDACIKDDNGNTLAMGEVGELCIRGPQVMKGYWQRPDETSSAIDADQWLHTGDMAKMDEHGFFYIVDRKKDMILVSGFNVYPNEVEDVIAMMPGVLEVAAVGVPDEKSGEVVKVVIVKKDPNLTAEMVKEHARANLTGYKHPRIVEFRKELPKTNVGKILRRELRDTPAP, encoded by the coding sequence ATGAGTCTGGATCGTCCCTGGCTGCAGAGCTATCCGAAAGGCGTTCCCGCCGAAATCGACATCAACGAGTTCCACTCGGTAGCCTCGGTCTTCGACGCTTCCGTCGCGAAATTCCGCGACCGTCCGGCCTACTCCAGTTTCGGCAAGGTCCTCACCTATGGTGAAACCGATGCCCTGGTCGAGCAGTTCGCCGCCTACCTGCTGGGTGAGCTGAAGCTCAAGAAGGGTGACCGCGTCGCCCTGATGATGCCCAACTGCCTGCAGTACCCGATCGCCACCTTCGGCGTGCTGCGCGCCGGCCTGACCGTGGTCAACGTCAACCCGCTGTACACCGCGCGCGAGCTGAAGCACCAGCTGGTCGACGCCGGCGTCAGCGCCCTGGTGGTGGTGGACAACTTCGGCGACACCGTCCAGCAGGTCATCGCCGACACGCCGGTCAAGCACGTCATCACCACGGGCCTGGGCGATCTGCTCGGCCTCAAGGGCACGATCGTCAATTTCGTGCTCAAGTACGTCAAGAAGATGGTGCCCAACTACCATCTCAAGGGCGCGGTCCGCTTCCGCCAGGCGCTCGCGCTCGGCAGCCGCCACACCCTGCCCAAGGTCGAGATCGACCATGACGACGTCGCCTTCCTGCAGTACACCGGCGGCACCACGGGCGTGGCCAAGGGTGCCATGCTGACCAACCGCAACCTGATCGCCAACATGCAGCAGGCCTCGGCCTGGATCGGCGCCTCGGGCATCGAGCCGGGCAAGGAGTGGATCATCACCGCCCTGCCGCTGTACCACATCTTCGCGCTGACCGCGAACGGCCTGGTCTTCATGAAGTTCGGTGGCTGCAACCACCTCATCACCAATCCGCGCGACATGAAGGGCTTCGTCAAGGAGCTCAAGTCGGTGCGCTTCACCGCCATCACCGGCGTCAACACGCTGTTCAACGGCCTGCTCAACACGCCCGGCTTCGATACCGTCGATTTCTCCTCGCTGAAGGTCACCCTGGGCGGCGGCATGGCCGTGCAGCGTGCGGTGGCCGAGCGCTGGAAGAAGGTGACCGGGGTGACCCTGGTGGAAGCCTACGGCCTCACCGAGACCTCTCCGGCAGCCTGCATCAACCCGCTGGACCTGAAGGAATACAACGGCGCCATCGGCCTGCCGATCCCGTCCACCGATGCCTGCATCAAGGACGACAACGGCAACACCCTGGCCATGGGTGAGGTGGGTGAACTGTGCATCCGCGGCCCGCAGGTGATGAAGGGCTACTGGCAGCGCCCCGACGAAACCTCCAGTGCCATCGACGCCGACCAGTGGCTGCACACCGGCGACATGGCGAAGATGGACGAACACGGCTTCTTCTACATCGTCGACCGCAAGAAGGACATGATCCTGGTGTCCGGCTTCAACGTGTACCCGAACGAAGTCGAGGACGTCATCGCGATGATGCCGGGCGTGCTGGAAGTGGCTGCCGTCGGCGTGCCGGACGAGAAGTCCGGTGAAGTGGTGAAGGTGGTCATCGTCAAGAAGGACCCGAACCTGACCGCCGAAATGGTCAAGGAACATGCGCGGGCCAACCTGACCGGCTACAAGCACCCCAGAATCGTAGAATTCCGAAAAGAACTGCCGAAGACCAACGTGGGCAAGATTCTGCGTCGCGAACTGCGCGATACGCCCGCCCCGTAA
- the betA gene encoding choline dehydrogenase, with the protein MSTHNEYDYIIIGAGSAGNVLATRLTEDTDVSVLLLEAGGPDYRLDFRTQMPAALAYPLQGKRYNWAYKTDPEPFMNNRRMDCGRGKGLGGSSLINGMCYIRGNALDYDHWASMPGLEDWTYLDCLPYFRKAETRDIGANDYHGGDGPLRVTTPKAGNNELFAAMVEAGVQAGYPRTDDLNGYQQEGFGPMDRTVTPQGRRSSTARGYLDLAKPRPNLTIVTHALTDRILFSSKRAVGVQWLHNDQPQRASARREVLLCGGAIASPQILQRSGVGPAELLRSLDIELVHHLPGVGANLQDHLEMYLQYECKKPVSLAPALKLYNQPAIGAEWLFLGTGIGASNQFEAGGFIRSDASFDWPNLQYHFLPVAINYNGSNPIKAHSFQMHVGSMRSPSRGRVHVRSKDPREHPSILFNYMSHEQDWREFRAAIRITREIFAQPALAPYSGREISPGRELQTDAQIDGFVREHAETAYHPSCTNKMGHADDPMAVVDGQGRVHGLEGLRIVDASIMPQVVTGNLNAPTIMMAEKLADVIRGRTPLPRSTAAYYQANGAPARSRG; encoded by the coding sequence ATGAGCACCCATAACGAGTACGACTACATCATCATCGGCGCCGGCTCGGCCGGCAACGTGCTGGCCACCCGCCTCACCGAAGATACCGATGTCAGCGTGCTGCTGCTGGAAGCAGGTGGTCCGGACTACCGCCTCGACTTCCGCACGCAGATGCCGGCCGCGCTGGCCTACCCGCTGCAGGGCAAGCGCTACAACTGGGCGTACAAGACCGACCCGGAGCCCTTCATGAACAACCGTCGCATGGATTGCGGCCGCGGCAAGGGCCTGGGCGGTTCGTCGCTCATCAACGGCATGTGCTACATCCGTGGCAACGCCCTGGATTACGACCACTGGGCCAGCATGCCGGGCCTTGAAGACTGGACTTACCTGGACTGCCTGCCCTACTTCCGCAAGGCGGAGACACGCGACATCGGCGCCAATGACTACCACGGCGGCGACGGCCCGCTACGGGTCACCACGCCCAAGGCCGGCAACAACGAACTGTTCGCCGCCATGGTCGAAGCGGGCGTGCAGGCCGGCTACCCGCGCACCGACGACCTCAATGGCTACCAGCAGGAAGGCTTCGGCCCGATGGACCGCACGGTCACCCCGCAGGGGCGACGCTCCAGCACCGCCCGGGGCTATCTGGACCTGGCAAAACCGCGCCCGAACCTGACCATCGTCACCCACGCGCTCACGGACCGCATCCTGTTCTCCAGCAAGCGCGCGGTGGGCGTGCAGTGGCTGCACAACGACCAGCCGCAGCGCGCCAGCGCCCGCCGCGAAGTACTGCTGTGCGGCGGCGCCATCGCCTCGCCGCAGATCCTGCAGCGCTCCGGCGTCGGCCCGGCCGAGCTGCTGCGCAGCCTGGACATCGAGCTGGTGCATCACCTGCCCGGCGTCGGCGCCAATCTGCAGGATCACCTGGAAATGTACCTGCAGTACGAGTGCAAGAAACCGGTCTCGCTGGCGCCGGCCCTGAAGCTGTACAACCAGCCGGCCATCGGTGCCGAATGGCTGTTCCTCGGCACCGGCATCGGCGCCAGCAACCAGTTCGAGGCCGGTGGCTTCATCCGCAGCGACGCGTCCTTCGACTGGCCCAACCTGCAGTACCACTTCCTGCCGGTGGCCATCAATTACAACGGCTCCAACCCGATCAAGGCGCACAGCTTCCAGATGCACGTCGGCTCGATGCGCTCGCCCAGCCGCGGCCGCGTGCATGTGCGCTCCAAGGATCCGCGCGAGCACCCCAGCATCCTGTTCAACTACATGTCGCACGAGCAGGACTGGCGCGAGTTCCGCGCCGCCATCCGCATCACCCGCGAGATCTTCGCGCAGCCGGCGCTGGCGCCCTACAGCGGGCGCGAGATATCGCCCGGCCGCGAGCTGCAGACAGATGCGCAGATCGACGGTTTCGTCCGCGAACACGCCGAGACCGCTTACCACCCCTCGTGCACCAACAAAATGGGCCACGCCGATGACCCGATGGCGGTGGTCGACGGCCAGGGCCGCGTGCACGGACTGGAGGGCCTGCGCATTGTCGATGCCTCGATCATGCCGCAGGTGGTCACCGGCAACCTCAACGCACCCACGATCATGATGGCCGAGAAGCTGGCCGACGTGATCCGCGGCCGCACCCCGCTGCCACGCAGCACCGCCGCCTATTACCAGGCCAATGGTGCCCCGGCGCGCAGTCGCGGCTGA
- the betB gene encoding betaine-aldehyde dehydrogenase, which translates to MTHLPVQPLYIHGQRVDATSGKTFQTINPANGQVLAEVQIASQADVDRAVQSAAEGQKVWAAMTAMERSRILRRAVDILRARNDELAHLETLDTGKALSETTTVDIVTGADVLEYYAGLATAIEGIQLPLRESSFFYTRREPLGVVAGIGAWNYPIQIALWKSAPALAAGNAMVFKPSEVTPLTALKLAEIYSEAGVPDGVFNVVQGPGGEIGNWLTEHPLIEKISFTGGVATGKKVMAAAASSSLKEVTMELGGKSPLIICDDADLDRAADIAVMANFFSSGQVCTNGTRVFVPRALLAAFEAAVVERVKRIRIGDPQAADTNFGPMVSFPHMQNVLRYIDSGKAEGARLLVGGGRAEHGAQAEGAYVLPTVFSDCRDDMTIVREEIFGPVMSILAYDDEDEAVRRANATTFGLAAGVVSRDISRAHRIIHRLEAGICWINTWGESPAEMPVGGYKQSGVGRENGLSTLGHYTRIKSVQVELGDYASVF; encoded by the coding sequence ATGACCCACCTGCCCGTCCAGCCGCTGTACATCCACGGCCAGCGCGTCGACGCCACCAGCGGCAAGACCTTCCAGACCATCAACCCGGCCAACGGCCAGGTGCTGGCCGAGGTGCAGATCGCCAGCCAGGCCGACGTGGATCGCGCGGTGCAGAGTGCGGCCGAAGGACAGAAGGTGTGGGCCGCAATGACTGCGATGGAGCGCTCGCGCATCCTGCGCCGCGCAGTGGACATCCTGCGCGCGCGCAATGATGAACTGGCCCACCTGGAAACTCTGGACACCGGCAAGGCTCTGTCCGAAACCACCACGGTGGACATCGTCACCGGCGCCGATGTGCTGGAGTACTACGCAGGCCTCGCCACCGCCATCGAAGGCATCCAGCTGCCGCTGCGCGAATCGAGCTTCTTCTACACCCGCCGCGAACCGCTGGGTGTGGTTGCCGGCATTGGCGCCTGGAACTACCCCATCCAGATCGCCCTGTGGAAGTCGGCACCCGCGCTGGCCGCCGGCAATGCCATGGTGTTCAAGCCTTCCGAAGTGACCCCGCTGACCGCGCTGAAACTGGCGGAGATCTACAGCGAAGCCGGCGTGCCGGACGGCGTGTTCAACGTCGTGCAGGGCCCGGGCGGTGAGATTGGAAACTGGCTCACCGAACACCCGCTGATCGAAAAGATCTCCTTTACCGGCGGCGTGGCGACCGGCAAGAAAGTCATGGCAGCGGCGGCTTCTTCCTCACTGAAGGAAGTCACCATGGAGCTGGGTGGCAAGTCGCCGCTGATCATCTGCGATGACGCCGATCTTGACCGCGCCGCCGACATCGCGGTGATGGCCAACTTCTTCAGTTCCGGCCAGGTCTGCACCAACGGCACCCGCGTGTTCGTGCCGCGCGCACTGCTGGCCGCGTTCGAGGCTGCCGTGGTCGAGCGCGTGAAGCGCATCCGCATCGGCGACCCGCAGGCGGCCGACACCAATTTCGGCCCGATGGTCAGCTTCCCGCACATGCAGAACGTGCTGCGCTACATCGACAGCGGCAAGGCCGAAGGCGCGCGCCTGCTGGTCGGCGGTGGCCGCGCGGAGCACGGGGCACAGGCCGAGGGCGCCTATGTGCTGCCGACCGTGTTCTCCGATTGCCGTGATGACATGACCATCGTCCGCGAGGAGATTTTCGGACCCGTCATGAGCATCCTGGCCTACGACGACGAGGACGAAGCCGTGCGCCGCGCCAACGCGACGACCTTCGGGCTTGCAGCGGGCGTGGTCAGCCGTGACATCAGCCGCGCCCACCGCATCATCCACCGCCTCGAAGCCGGCATCTGCTGGATCAACACCTGGGGCGAATCGCCGGCCGAAATGCCGGTCGGTGGCTACAAGCAGTCCGGTGTCGGCCGCGAAAACGGCCTGTCGACGCTGGGGCACTACACCCGCATCAAGTCGGTGCAGGTCGAACTGGGCGACTACGCCAGCGTGTTCTGA